A genomic region of Cyprinus carpio isolate SPL01 chromosome B13, ASM1834038v1, whole genome shotgun sequence contains the following coding sequences:
- the LOC109111076 gene encoding LIM domain-binding protein 1-like isoform X8, whose translation MSVGGCACPGCSSKSFKLYSPKEPPNGSAFPPFHPGAMLDRDVGPTPMYPPSYMEPGIGRHTPYGNQTDYRIFELNKRLQNWTEDCDNLWWDAFTTEFFEDDAMLTITFCLEDGPKRYTIGRTLIPRYFRSIFEGGATELFYVLKHPKESFHNNFVSLDCDQCTMVTQNGKPMFTQVCVEGRLYLEFMFDDMMRIKTWHFSITHVATTVPRSILAMHAQDPQMLDQLSKNITRCGLSNSTLNYLRLCVILEPMQELMSRHKTYSLSPRDCLKTCLFQKWQRMVAPPAEPARQAPNKRRKRKMSGGSTMSSGGGNNNNNSNSKKKSPASSFALSSQVPDLVGTKTCTVPELEDRS comes from the exons ATGTCTGTTGGAGGTTGTGCTTGCCCAG GCTGTTCGTCCAAGTCATTCAAGCTGTACTCCCCAAAGGAGCCCCCCAACGGTAGTGCCTTCCCTCCGTTTCACCCAGGCGCGATGCTGGATAGAGATGTGGG TCCGACACCGATGTATCCCCCCTCTTACATGGAGCCTGGAATAGG GAGGCACACACCGTATGGAAATCAAACAGACTACAGAATATTTGAGCTCAACAAAAGACTACAGAATTggacagag GACTGTGACAATTTGTGGTGGGATGCATTCACTACAGAGTTTTTCGAAGACGATGCAATGCTGACGATCACTTTCTGTCTGGAAGATGGGCCCAAACGATATA CTATTGGTAGGACGTTGATCCCTCGGTACTTCAGGAGTATTTTTGAGGGTGGGGCCACTGAACTCTTCTATGTGCTGAAACATCCCAAGGAGTCTTTCCACAATAACTTTGTGTCCCTGGACTGCGATCAGTGCACCATGGTTACACAGAACGGCAAACCCATGTTCACACAG GTGTGTGTGGAGGGCAGATTGTACCTCGAGTTCATGTTTGATGACATGATGCGTATAAAGACGTGGCACTTCAGCATCACACATGTTGCAACTACAGTTCCGAGGAGCATCCTGGCAATGCAT GCCCAAGACCCCCAAATGCTTGACCAGCTatcaaaaaacatcacaagaTGTGGCTTATCTAACTCCACGCTGAACTACCTCCGA CTCTGTGTAATCCTGGAGCCCATGCAGGAGCTGATGTCCAGACACAAGACATACAGTCTCAGCCCACGAGACTGCCTCAAAACCTGTCTGTTTCAGAAATGGCAGCGGATGGTGGCCCCACCAG CCGAGCCAGCAAGACAAGCCCCCAACAAGCGAAGGAAACGAAAAATGTCCGGCGGCAGCACGATGAGTTCCGGAGggggcaacaacaacaacaacagcaacagtaaAAAGAAAAGTCCAGCCAGCAGTTTTGCGCTCTCCAGCCAGGTACCT gACCTGGTTGGAACAAAAACCTGTACAGTTCCGGAGCTTGAGGACcggagttga
- the LOC109111076 gene encoding LIM domain-binding protein 1-A-like isoform X4, whose product MSVGGCACPGCSSKSFKLYSPKEPPNGSAFPPFHPGAMLDRDVGPTPMYPPSYMEPGIGRHTPYGNQTDYRIFELNKRLQNWTEDCDNLWWDAFTTEFFEDDAMLTITFCLEDGPKRYTIGRTLIPRYFRSIFEGGATELFYVLKHPKESFHNNFVSLDCDQCTMVTQNGKPMFTQVCVEGRLYLEFMFDDMMRIKTWHFSITHVATTVPRSILAMHAQDPQMLDQLSKNITRCGLSNSTLNYLRLCVILEPMQELMSRHKTYSLSPRDCLKTCLFQKWQRMVAPPAEPARQAPNKRRKRKMSGGSTMSSGGGNNNNNSNSKKKSPASSFALSSQDVMMVGEPTLMGGEFGDEDERLITRLENTQFDAANGIDDEDSFNSSPALGTNSPWNSKAPSSQESKNDNPTSQSSQ is encoded by the exons ATGTCTGTTGGAGGTTGTGCTTGCCCAG GCTGTTCGTCCAAGTCATTCAAGCTGTACTCCCCAAAGGAGCCCCCCAACGGTAGTGCCTTCCCTCCGTTTCACCCAGGCGCGATGCTGGATAGAGATGTGGG TCCGACACCGATGTATCCCCCCTCTTACATGGAGCCTGGAATAGG GAGGCACACACCGTATGGAAATCAAACAGACTACAGAATATTTGAGCTCAACAAAAGACTACAGAATTggacagag GACTGTGACAATTTGTGGTGGGATGCATTCACTACAGAGTTTTTCGAAGACGATGCAATGCTGACGATCACTTTCTGTCTGGAAGATGGGCCCAAACGATATA CTATTGGTAGGACGTTGATCCCTCGGTACTTCAGGAGTATTTTTGAGGGTGGGGCCACTGAACTCTTCTATGTGCTGAAACATCCCAAGGAGTCTTTCCACAATAACTTTGTGTCCCTGGACTGCGATCAGTGCACCATGGTTACACAGAACGGCAAACCCATGTTCACACAG GTGTGTGTGGAGGGCAGATTGTACCTCGAGTTCATGTTTGATGACATGATGCGTATAAAGACGTGGCACTTCAGCATCACACATGTTGCAACTACAGTTCCGAGGAGCATCCTGGCAATGCAT GCCCAAGACCCCCAAATGCTTGACCAGCTatcaaaaaacatcacaagaTGTGGCTTATCTAACTCCACGCTGAACTACCTCCGA CTCTGTGTAATCCTGGAGCCCATGCAGGAGCTGATGTCCAGACACAAGACATACAGTCTCAGCCCACGAGACTGCCTCAAAACCTGTCTGTTTCAGAAATGGCAGCGGATGGTGGCCCCACCAG CCGAGCCAGCAAGACAAGCCCCCAACAAGCGAAGGAAACGAAAAATGTCCGGCGGCAGCACGATGAGTTCCGGAGggggcaacaacaacaacaacagcaacagtaaAAAGAAAAGTCCAGCCAGCAGTTTTGCGCTCTCCAGCCAG GATGTGATGATGGTGGGAGAGCCCACTCTGATGGGAGGGGAGTTCGGGGACGAGGATGAGCGGCTCATCACACGGCTGGAGAACACACAGTTTGATGCGGCCAATGGCATCGACGACGAGGACAGTTTCAACAGTTCCCCTGCCCTGGGCACCAACAGCCCCTGGAACAGCAAAGCTCCCTCCAGCCAGGAGAGCAAAAATGACAACCCCACCTCACAGTCATCGCAGTAG
- the LOC109111076 gene encoding LIM domain-binding protein 1-A-like isoform X2 → MSVGGCACPGCSSKSFKLYSPKEPPNGSAFPPFHPGAMLDRDVGPTPMYPPSYMEPGIGRHTPYGNQTDYRIFELNKRLQNWTEDCDNLWWDAFTTEFFEDDAMLTITFCLEDGPKRYTIGRTLIPRYFRSIFEGGATELFYVLKHPKESFHNNFVSLDCDQCTMVTQNGKPMFTQVCVEGRLYLEFMFDDMMRIKTWHFSITHVATTVPRSILAMHAQDPQMLDQLSKNITRCGLSNSTLNYLRLCVILEPMQELMSRHKTYSLSPRDCLKTCLFQKWQRMVAPPAEPARQAPNKRRKRKMSGGSTMSSGGGNNNNNSNSKKKSPASSFALSSQVPDVMMVGEPTLMGGEFGDEDERLITRLENTQFDAANGIDDEDSFNSSPALGTNSPWNSKAPSSQESKNDNPTSQSSQ, encoded by the exons ATGTCTGTTGGAGGTTGTGCTTGCCCAG GCTGTTCGTCCAAGTCATTCAAGCTGTACTCCCCAAAGGAGCCCCCCAACGGTAGTGCCTTCCCTCCGTTTCACCCAGGCGCGATGCTGGATAGAGATGTGGG TCCGACACCGATGTATCCCCCCTCTTACATGGAGCCTGGAATAGG GAGGCACACACCGTATGGAAATCAAACAGACTACAGAATATTTGAGCTCAACAAAAGACTACAGAATTggacagag GACTGTGACAATTTGTGGTGGGATGCATTCACTACAGAGTTTTTCGAAGACGATGCAATGCTGACGATCACTTTCTGTCTGGAAGATGGGCCCAAACGATATA CTATTGGTAGGACGTTGATCCCTCGGTACTTCAGGAGTATTTTTGAGGGTGGGGCCACTGAACTCTTCTATGTGCTGAAACATCCCAAGGAGTCTTTCCACAATAACTTTGTGTCCCTGGACTGCGATCAGTGCACCATGGTTACACAGAACGGCAAACCCATGTTCACACAG GTGTGTGTGGAGGGCAGATTGTACCTCGAGTTCATGTTTGATGACATGATGCGTATAAAGACGTGGCACTTCAGCATCACACATGTTGCAACTACAGTTCCGAGGAGCATCCTGGCAATGCAT GCCCAAGACCCCCAAATGCTTGACCAGCTatcaaaaaacatcacaagaTGTGGCTTATCTAACTCCACGCTGAACTACCTCCGA CTCTGTGTAATCCTGGAGCCCATGCAGGAGCTGATGTCCAGACACAAGACATACAGTCTCAGCCCACGAGACTGCCTCAAAACCTGTCTGTTTCAGAAATGGCAGCGGATGGTGGCCCCACCAG CCGAGCCAGCAAGACAAGCCCCCAACAAGCGAAGGAAACGAAAAATGTCCGGCGGCAGCACGATGAGTTCCGGAGggggcaacaacaacaacaacagcaacagtaaAAAGAAAAGTCCAGCCAGCAGTTTTGCGCTCTCCAGCCAGGTACCT GATGTGATGATGGTGGGAGAGCCCACTCTGATGGGAGGGGAGTTCGGGGACGAGGATGAGCGGCTCATCACACGGCTGGAGAACACACAGTTTGATGCGGCCAATGGCATCGACGACGAGGACAGTTTCAACAGTTCCCCTGCCCTGGGCACCAACAGCCCCTGGAACAGCAAAGCTCCCTCCAGCCAGGAGAGCAAAAATGACAACCCCACCTCACAGTCATCGCAGTAG
- the LOC109111076 gene encoding LIM domain-binding protein 1-like isoform X7 — MSVGGCACPGCSSKSFKLYSPKEPPNGSAFPPFHPGAMLDRDVGPTPMYPPSYMEPGIGRHTPYGNQTDYRIFELNKRLQNWTEQDCDNLWWDAFTTEFFEDDAMLTITFCLEDGPKRYTIGRTLIPRYFRSIFEGGATELFYVLKHPKESFHNNFVSLDCDQCTMVTQNGKPMFTQVCVEGRLYLEFMFDDMMRIKTWHFSITHVATTVPRSILAMHAQDPQMLDQLSKNITRCGLSNSTLNYLRLCVILEPMQELMSRHKTYSLSPRDCLKTCLFQKWQRMVAPPAEPARQAPNKRRKRKMSGGSTMSSGGGNNNNNSNSKKKSPASSFALSSQVPDLVGTKTCTVPELEDRS; from the exons ATGTCTGTTGGAGGTTGTGCTTGCCCAG GCTGTTCGTCCAAGTCATTCAAGCTGTACTCCCCAAAGGAGCCCCCCAACGGTAGTGCCTTCCCTCCGTTTCACCCAGGCGCGATGCTGGATAGAGATGTGGG TCCGACACCGATGTATCCCCCCTCTTACATGGAGCCTGGAATAGG GAGGCACACACCGTATGGAAATCAAACAGACTACAGAATATTTGAGCTCAACAAAAGACTACAGAATTggacagag CAGGACTGTGACAATTTGTGGTGGGATGCATTCACTACAGAGTTTTTCGAAGACGATGCAATGCTGACGATCACTTTCTGTCTGGAAGATGGGCCCAAACGATATA CTATTGGTAGGACGTTGATCCCTCGGTACTTCAGGAGTATTTTTGAGGGTGGGGCCACTGAACTCTTCTATGTGCTGAAACATCCCAAGGAGTCTTTCCACAATAACTTTGTGTCCCTGGACTGCGATCAGTGCACCATGGTTACACAGAACGGCAAACCCATGTTCACACAG GTGTGTGTGGAGGGCAGATTGTACCTCGAGTTCATGTTTGATGACATGATGCGTATAAAGACGTGGCACTTCAGCATCACACATGTTGCAACTACAGTTCCGAGGAGCATCCTGGCAATGCAT GCCCAAGACCCCCAAATGCTTGACCAGCTatcaaaaaacatcacaagaTGTGGCTTATCTAACTCCACGCTGAACTACCTCCGA CTCTGTGTAATCCTGGAGCCCATGCAGGAGCTGATGTCCAGACACAAGACATACAGTCTCAGCCCACGAGACTGCCTCAAAACCTGTCTGTTTCAGAAATGGCAGCGGATGGTGGCCCCACCAG CCGAGCCAGCAAGACAAGCCCCCAACAAGCGAAGGAAACGAAAAATGTCCGGCGGCAGCACGATGAGTTCCGGAGggggcaacaacaacaacaacagcaacagtaaAAAGAAAAGTCCAGCCAGCAGTTTTGCGCTCTCCAGCCAGGTACCT gACCTGGTTGGAACAAAAACCTGTACAGTTCCGGAGCTTGAGGACcggagttga
- the LOC109111076 gene encoding LIM domain-binding protein 1-A-like isoform X3: protein MSVGGCACPGCSSKSFKLYSPKEPPNGSAFPPFHPGAMLDRDVGPTPMYPPSYMEPGIGRHTPYGNQTDYRIFELNKRLQNWTEQDCDNLWWDAFTTEFFEDDAMLTITFCLEDGPKRYTIGRTLIPRYFRSIFEGGATELFYVLKHPKESFHNNFVSLDCDQCTMVTQNGKPMFTQVCVEGRLYLEFMFDDMMRIKTWHFSITHVATTVPRSILAMHAQDPQMLDQLSKNITRCGLSNSTLNYLRLCVILEPMQELMSRHKTYSLSPRDCLKTCLFQKWQRMVAPPAEPARQAPNKRRKRKMSGGSTMSSGGGNNNNNSNSKKKSPASSFALSSQDVMMVGEPTLMGGEFGDEDERLITRLENTQFDAANGIDDEDSFNSSPALGTNSPWNSKAPSSQESKNDNPTSQSSQ, encoded by the exons ATGTCTGTTGGAGGTTGTGCTTGCCCAG GCTGTTCGTCCAAGTCATTCAAGCTGTACTCCCCAAAGGAGCCCCCCAACGGTAGTGCCTTCCCTCCGTTTCACCCAGGCGCGATGCTGGATAGAGATGTGGG TCCGACACCGATGTATCCCCCCTCTTACATGGAGCCTGGAATAGG GAGGCACACACCGTATGGAAATCAAACAGACTACAGAATATTTGAGCTCAACAAAAGACTACAGAATTggacagag CAGGACTGTGACAATTTGTGGTGGGATGCATTCACTACAGAGTTTTTCGAAGACGATGCAATGCTGACGATCACTTTCTGTCTGGAAGATGGGCCCAAACGATATA CTATTGGTAGGACGTTGATCCCTCGGTACTTCAGGAGTATTTTTGAGGGTGGGGCCACTGAACTCTTCTATGTGCTGAAACATCCCAAGGAGTCTTTCCACAATAACTTTGTGTCCCTGGACTGCGATCAGTGCACCATGGTTACACAGAACGGCAAACCCATGTTCACACAG GTGTGTGTGGAGGGCAGATTGTACCTCGAGTTCATGTTTGATGACATGATGCGTATAAAGACGTGGCACTTCAGCATCACACATGTTGCAACTACAGTTCCGAGGAGCATCCTGGCAATGCAT GCCCAAGACCCCCAAATGCTTGACCAGCTatcaaaaaacatcacaagaTGTGGCTTATCTAACTCCACGCTGAACTACCTCCGA CTCTGTGTAATCCTGGAGCCCATGCAGGAGCTGATGTCCAGACACAAGACATACAGTCTCAGCCCACGAGACTGCCTCAAAACCTGTCTGTTTCAGAAATGGCAGCGGATGGTGGCCCCACCAG CCGAGCCAGCAAGACAAGCCCCCAACAAGCGAAGGAAACGAAAAATGTCCGGCGGCAGCACGATGAGTTCCGGAGggggcaacaacaacaacaacagcaacagtaaAAAGAAAAGTCCAGCCAGCAGTTTTGCGCTCTCCAGCCAG GATGTGATGATGGTGGGAGAGCCCACTCTGATGGGAGGGGAGTTCGGGGACGAGGATGAGCGGCTCATCACACGGCTGGAGAACACACAGTTTGATGCGGCCAATGGCATCGACGACGAGGACAGTTTCAACAGTTCCCCTGCCCTGGGCACCAACAGCCCCTGGAACAGCAAAGCTCCCTCCAGCCAGGAGAGCAAAAATGACAACCCCACCTCACAGTCATCGCAGTAG
- the LOC109111076 gene encoding LIM domain-binding protein 1-A-like isoform X1 has protein sequence MSVGGCACPGCSSKSFKLYSPKEPPNGSAFPPFHPGAMLDRDVGPTPMYPPSYMEPGIGRHTPYGNQTDYRIFELNKRLQNWTEQDCDNLWWDAFTTEFFEDDAMLTITFCLEDGPKRYTIGRTLIPRYFRSIFEGGATELFYVLKHPKESFHNNFVSLDCDQCTMVTQNGKPMFTQVCVEGRLYLEFMFDDMMRIKTWHFSITHVATTVPRSILAMHAQDPQMLDQLSKNITRCGLSNSTLNYLRLCVILEPMQELMSRHKTYSLSPRDCLKTCLFQKWQRMVAPPAEPARQAPNKRRKRKMSGGSTMSSGGGNNNNNSNSKKKSPASSFALSSQVPDVMMVGEPTLMGGEFGDEDERLITRLENTQFDAANGIDDEDSFNSSPALGTNSPWNSKAPSSQESKNDNPTSQSSQ, from the exons ATGTCTGTTGGAGGTTGTGCTTGCCCAG GCTGTTCGTCCAAGTCATTCAAGCTGTACTCCCCAAAGGAGCCCCCCAACGGTAGTGCCTTCCCTCCGTTTCACCCAGGCGCGATGCTGGATAGAGATGTGGG TCCGACACCGATGTATCCCCCCTCTTACATGGAGCCTGGAATAGG GAGGCACACACCGTATGGAAATCAAACAGACTACAGAATATTTGAGCTCAACAAAAGACTACAGAATTggacagag CAGGACTGTGACAATTTGTGGTGGGATGCATTCACTACAGAGTTTTTCGAAGACGATGCAATGCTGACGATCACTTTCTGTCTGGAAGATGGGCCCAAACGATATA CTATTGGTAGGACGTTGATCCCTCGGTACTTCAGGAGTATTTTTGAGGGTGGGGCCACTGAACTCTTCTATGTGCTGAAACATCCCAAGGAGTCTTTCCACAATAACTTTGTGTCCCTGGACTGCGATCAGTGCACCATGGTTACACAGAACGGCAAACCCATGTTCACACAG GTGTGTGTGGAGGGCAGATTGTACCTCGAGTTCATGTTTGATGACATGATGCGTATAAAGACGTGGCACTTCAGCATCACACATGTTGCAACTACAGTTCCGAGGAGCATCCTGGCAATGCAT GCCCAAGACCCCCAAATGCTTGACCAGCTatcaaaaaacatcacaagaTGTGGCTTATCTAACTCCACGCTGAACTACCTCCGA CTCTGTGTAATCCTGGAGCCCATGCAGGAGCTGATGTCCAGACACAAGACATACAGTCTCAGCCCACGAGACTGCCTCAAAACCTGTCTGTTTCAGAAATGGCAGCGGATGGTGGCCCCACCAG CCGAGCCAGCAAGACAAGCCCCCAACAAGCGAAGGAAACGAAAAATGTCCGGCGGCAGCACGATGAGTTCCGGAGggggcaacaacaacaacaacagcaacagtaaAAAGAAAAGTCCAGCCAGCAGTTTTGCGCTCTCCAGCCAGGTACCT GATGTGATGATGGTGGGAGAGCCCACTCTGATGGGAGGGGAGTTCGGGGACGAGGATGAGCGGCTCATCACACGGCTGGAGAACACACAGTTTGATGCGGCCAATGGCATCGACGACGAGGACAGTTTCAACAGTTCCCCTGCCCTGGGCACCAACAGCCCCTGGAACAGCAAAGCTCCCTCCAGCCAGGAGAGCAAAAATGACAACCCCACCTCACAGTCATCGCAGTAG
- the LOC109111076 gene encoding LIM domain-binding protein 1-A-like isoform X6, with amino-acid sequence MLDRDVGPTPMYPPSYMEPGIGRHTPYGNQTDYRIFELNKRLQNWTEQDCDNLWWDAFTTEFFEDDAMLTITFCLEDGPKRYTIGRTLIPRYFRSIFEGGATELFYVLKHPKESFHNNFVSLDCDQCTMVTQNGKPMFTQVCVEGRLYLEFMFDDMMRIKTWHFSITHVATTVPRSILAMHAQDPQMLDQLSKNITRCGLSNSTLNYLRLCVILEPMQELMSRHKTYSLSPRDCLKTCLFQKWQRMVAPPAEPARQAPNKRRKRKMSGGSTMSSGGGNNNNNSNSKKKSPASSFALSSQDVMMVGEPTLMGGEFGDEDERLITRLENTQFDAANGIDDEDSFNSSPALGTNSPWNSKAPSSQESKNDNPTSQSSQ; translated from the exons ATGCTGGATAGAGATGTGGG TCCGACACCGATGTATCCCCCCTCTTACATGGAGCCTGGAATAGG GAGGCACACACCGTATGGAAATCAAACAGACTACAGAATATTTGAGCTCAACAAAAGACTACAGAATTggacagag CAGGACTGTGACAATTTGTGGTGGGATGCATTCACTACAGAGTTTTTCGAAGACGATGCAATGCTGACGATCACTTTCTGTCTGGAAGATGGGCCCAAACGATATA CTATTGGTAGGACGTTGATCCCTCGGTACTTCAGGAGTATTTTTGAGGGTGGGGCCACTGAACTCTTCTATGTGCTGAAACATCCCAAGGAGTCTTTCCACAATAACTTTGTGTCCCTGGACTGCGATCAGTGCACCATGGTTACACAGAACGGCAAACCCATGTTCACACAG GTGTGTGTGGAGGGCAGATTGTACCTCGAGTTCATGTTTGATGACATGATGCGTATAAAGACGTGGCACTTCAGCATCACACATGTTGCAACTACAGTTCCGAGGAGCATCCTGGCAATGCAT GCCCAAGACCCCCAAATGCTTGACCAGCTatcaaaaaacatcacaagaTGTGGCTTATCTAACTCCACGCTGAACTACCTCCGA CTCTGTGTAATCCTGGAGCCCATGCAGGAGCTGATGTCCAGACACAAGACATACAGTCTCAGCCCACGAGACTGCCTCAAAACCTGTCTGTTTCAGAAATGGCAGCGGATGGTGGCCCCACCAG CCGAGCCAGCAAGACAAGCCCCCAACAAGCGAAGGAAACGAAAAATGTCCGGCGGCAGCACGATGAGTTCCGGAGggggcaacaacaacaacaacagcaacagtaaAAAGAAAAGTCCAGCCAGCAGTTTTGCGCTCTCCAGCCAG GATGTGATGATGGTGGGAGAGCCCACTCTGATGGGAGGGGAGTTCGGGGACGAGGATGAGCGGCTCATCACACGGCTGGAGAACACACAGTTTGATGCGGCCAATGGCATCGACGACGAGGACAGTTTCAACAGTTCCCCTGCCCTGGGCACCAACAGCCCCTGGAACAGCAAAGCTCCCTCCAGCCAGGAGAGCAAAAATGACAACCCCACCTCACAGTCATCGCAGTAG
- the LOC109111076 gene encoding LIM domain-binding protein 1-like isoform X9 gives MSVGGCACPGCSSKSFKLYSPKEPPNGSAFPPFHPGAMLDRDVGPTPMYPPSYMEPGIGRHTPYGNQTDYRIFELNKRLQNWTEQDCDNLWWDAFTTEFFEDDAMLTITFCLEDGPKRYTIGRTLIPRYFRSIFEGGATELFYVLKHPKESFHNNFVSLDCDQCTMVTQNGKPMFTQVCVEGRLYLEFMFDDMMRIKTWHFSITHVATTVPRSILAMHAQDPQMLDQLSKNITRCGLSNSTLNYLRLCVILEPMQELMSRHKTYSLSPRDCLKTCLFQKWQRMVAPPAEPARQAPNKRRKRKMSGGSTMSSGGGNNNNNSNSKKKSPASSFALSSQDLVGTKTCTVPELEDRS, from the exons ATGTCTGTTGGAGGTTGTGCTTGCCCAG GCTGTTCGTCCAAGTCATTCAAGCTGTACTCCCCAAAGGAGCCCCCCAACGGTAGTGCCTTCCCTCCGTTTCACCCAGGCGCGATGCTGGATAGAGATGTGGG TCCGACACCGATGTATCCCCCCTCTTACATGGAGCCTGGAATAGG GAGGCACACACCGTATGGAAATCAAACAGACTACAGAATATTTGAGCTCAACAAAAGACTACAGAATTggacagag CAGGACTGTGACAATTTGTGGTGGGATGCATTCACTACAGAGTTTTTCGAAGACGATGCAATGCTGACGATCACTTTCTGTCTGGAAGATGGGCCCAAACGATATA CTATTGGTAGGACGTTGATCCCTCGGTACTTCAGGAGTATTTTTGAGGGTGGGGCCACTGAACTCTTCTATGTGCTGAAACATCCCAAGGAGTCTTTCCACAATAACTTTGTGTCCCTGGACTGCGATCAGTGCACCATGGTTACACAGAACGGCAAACCCATGTTCACACAG GTGTGTGTGGAGGGCAGATTGTACCTCGAGTTCATGTTTGATGACATGATGCGTATAAAGACGTGGCACTTCAGCATCACACATGTTGCAACTACAGTTCCGAGGAGCATCCTGGCAATGCAT GCCCAAGACCCCCAAATGCTTGACCAGCTatcaaaaaacatcacaagaTGTGGCTTATCTAACTCCACGCTGAACTACCTCCGA CTCTGTGTAATCCTGGAGCCCATGCAGGAGCTGATGTCCAGACACAAGACATACAGTCTCAGCCCACGAGACTGCCTCAAAACCTGTCTGTTTCAGAAATGGCAGCGGATGGTGGCCCCACCAG CCGAGCCAGCAAGACAAGCCCCCAACAAGCGAAGGAAACGAAAAATGTCCGGCGGCAGCACGATGAGTTCCGGAGggggcaacaacaacaacaacagcaacagtaaAAAGAAAAGTCCAGCCAGCAGTTTTGCGCTCTCCAGCCAG gACCTGGTTGGAACAAAAACCTGTACAGTTCCGGAGCTTGAGGACcggagttga
- the LOC109111076 gene encoding LIM domain-binding protein 1-A-like isoform X5, protein MLDRDVGPTPMYPPSYMEPGIGRHTPYGNQTDYRIFELNKRLQNWTEDCDNLWWDAFTTEFFEDDAMLTITFCLEDGPKRYTIGRTLIPRYFRSIFEGGATELFYVLKHPKESFHNNFVSLDCDQCTMVTQNGKPMFTQVCVEGRLYLEFMFDDMMRIKTWHFSITHVATTVPRSILAMHAQDPQMLDQLSKNITRCGLSNSTLNYLRLCVILEPMQELMSRHKTYSLSPRDCLKTCLFQKWQRMVAPPAEPARQAPNKRRKRKMSGGSTMSSGGGNNNNNSNSKKKSPASSFALSSQVPDVMMVGEPTLMGGEFGDEDERLITRLENTQFDAANGIDDEDSFNSSPALGTNSPWNSKAPSSQESKNDNPTSQSSQ, encoded by the exons ATGCTGGATAGAGATGTGGG TCCGACACCGATGTATCCCCCCTCTTACATGGAGCCTGGAATAGG GAGGCACACACCGTATGGAAATCAAACAGACTACAGAATATTTGAGCTCAACAAAAGACTACAGAATTggacagag GACTGTGACAATTTGTGGTGGGATGCATTCACTACAGAGTTTTTCGAAGACGATGCAATGCTGACGATCACTTTCTGTCTGGAAGATGGGCCCAAACGATATA CTATTGGTAGGACGTTGATCCCTCGGTACTTCAGGAGTATTTTTGAGGGTGGGGCCACTGAACTCTTCTATGTGCTGAAACATCCCAAGGAGTCTTTCCACAATAACTTTGTGTCCCTGGACTGCGATCAGTGCACCATGGTTACACAGAACGGCAAACCCATGTTCACACAG GTGTGTGTGGAGGGCAGATTGTACCTCGAGTTCATGTTTGATGACATGATGCGTATAAAGACGTGGCACTTCAGCATCACACATGTTGCAACTACAGTTCCGAGGAGCATCCTGGCAATGCAT GCCCAAGACCCCCAAATGCTTGACCAGCTatcaaaaaacatcacaagaTGTGGCTTATCTAACTCCACGCTGAACTACCTCCGA CTCTGTGTAATCCTGGAGCCCATGCAGGAGCTGATGTCCAGACACAAGACATACAGTCTCAGCCCACGAGACTGCCTCAAAACCTGTCTGTTTCAGAAATGGCAGCGGATGGTGGCCCCACCAG CCGAGCCAGCAAGACAAGCCCCCAACAAGCGAAGGAAACGAAAAATGTCCGGCGGCAGCACGATGAGTTCCGGAGggggcaacaacaacaacaacagcaacagtaaAAAGAAAAGTCCAGCCAGCAGTTTTGCGCTCTCCAGCCAGGTACCT GATGTGATGATGGTGGGAGAGCCCACTCTGATGGGAGGGGAGTTCGGGGACGAGGATGAGCGGCTCATCACACGGCTGGAGAACACACAGTTTGATGCGGCCAATGGCATCGACGACGAGGACAGTTTCAACAGTTCCCCTGCCCTGGGCACCAACAGCCCCTGGAACAGCAAAGCTCCCTCCAGCCAGGAGAGCAAAAATGACAACCCCACCTCACAGTCATCGCAGTAG